AAGATTAGGTTTTTGTGAATAATAATCAAAAAACTTTCGTTCTTCTTCAAGAGTATAAAAAGATTTATCAATATCAAAATTTATATATAATCCATGAATTTTATTAGGTTCATTTGTGATTTCTAATTTTGTGAAATAATCATTAATCCAGTGCGGAAGAATAGGATGAATATCTCTATTGATAAAAGTGTCGCTCATGAAAGGAGTCCATCCCTGATAGAAAAATATTACACTACTTCTTTTCTCACTTTCTGTGGCACTTACCGCAACATTATTTTTAACTTCGACAAAACCAGTAAATTCACCATCTTTTTCGCTACTACTAAAAAAGAGACCATATCCTTCATCAAGGCCTTTACTAACATTACCATATGTTCCTTGATACTTTACTTTAGTTCTATTTGTATAGTGATCTTTTATTTTTACTCTTTCGGTGCTTACTTCTCTAGCTGGTCTAACATTTGATATTTTATTATTATCAAAATACCCGTCATTTAGAGCGAGTTGTAATTCTGGACCATAAATATAGAATGTTTTTTTAAAGCTTTTTAAATCACTAGATAAATTAGTAAATTGGTTTGCGTAATTGTTATTTAAGAATTTTTGTAATTGTGTATAGGTACTATGCTTAAATTCGGTAACGCTAATTTCAGCATCTTTATAGAGATGTTCAAAACTGGGAGGGTTATTTTGGTCTTTTGACATGATAGAAACCTAATAAAAGTTAATATAAATGTTAACATTTGGTTAAATCATAATATTTTCATAATTATTTGTCAACCATAGGTAGTAACCTTATAAGTAATATATATATATTTTAGTTATATAATTAACTATTAACTAACGTTCTCTAGAAGGAGGATCTGTACGTTTAGGAGTATGTGGAGGTGAAGGATCTTTTCCATCATCACCTTTTCCTTTAACCGGTTCAACTTTACCTTGCAAGTCTTTAGCAACTT
This region of Sphingobacteriia bacterium genomic DNA includes:
- a CDS encoding ankyrin repeat domain-containing protein, whose product is MSKDQNNPPSFEHLYKDAEISVTEFKHSTYTQLQKFLNNNYANQFTNLSSDLKSFKKTFYIYGPELQLALNDGYFDNNKISNVRPAREVSTERVKIKDHYTNRTKVKYQGTYGNVSKGLDEGYGLFFSSSEKDGEFTGFVEVKNNVAVSATESEKRSSVIFFYQGWTPFMSDTFINRDIHPILPHWINDYFTKLEITNEPNKIHGLYINFDIDKSFYTLEEERKFFDYYSQKPNLVIQAAIDGIAKDNINIQKNKKADDTIGFKSTAPASTPRFFSLAVANDDFAKNIDYHIQTYAKLNGLKEKDIKTLKSKVQDVLKVSNSLGTKLHFMIEDRENSSKIISLLDKGANVNARDEHQQVPLHFAANAQNPDEQLIKTMLNKGANPNAQKSTGRTPLHFACKKVGTDKS